From the genome of Xylocopilactobacillus apis:
TAGTGTTAATGATTAATTCAATCACAGTTGATTTGCTCATTGTATTAACGATAAAGCTAACAATTCCAGAAACATACAGAGAACCAATTGCTGGAATAATTCCCGTAAATGCATTAGCAATAGCTGGTGGAACTGATTCAGGCATCTTAATAGTAATATTTTTATGCATGAACCAGATATAAACTGCTGCAGCTAAACCACCTAAGATCATAATAGTGAAAAATCCATTAGATCCAAAATAGGAATTAAAATTGAAAAATCCCCAAGCAGTAATATTTTTTCCATCGACAGCTGCTCCAGCGGCAACAATCTTTTTAGAATCTGCCGCACTTAATGCTGATTTCAAAGTAATCACATGACTTTGTGGTAAAGCCATAATAAAAGTTCCTAAGGTTACGATTCCCCCTGTAATCGGTTCAACCTTATATTGAACTGATAAATGGTAACCAAAAGTAAAAGCAAAAATGAGGCCTAAAATTGCCATTGAACCAGTCCATACCTGGGCATTAATACCAATAATCGGTTCCATTGCTTTAACAAAACCAGTCCAGCCAAATCTTGTTGGAATATCACGTATCAATGCATTGAATACAGAAGCAACCGAACCAACCATTGTGGCTGGCATCATTGCAATAAAAGCATCTCTTAAGGCAACTAACCATCTCACCTGACCAATTTTGGCAGCTATAGGCACTAAATGCTTATTAAGCCAATTAATAAAAGAATTCATTTTTCTTCTCCTCAAAATATTCAGATCATAAGTCAGATCTTAATTAAAAAATATTTTTTTACCAAAATAATTTACAAATTTTACAAACTTTTTCCTAACCCATCGAAATTATTCATACAATAATTTCTAAATTTGTAAAACAACTGATTGTAATCCTTAACAAATTCAAGA
Proteins encoded in this window:
- a CDS encoding PTS sugar transporter subunit IIC, with product MNSFINWLNKHLVPIAAKIGQVRWLVALRDAFIAMMPATMVGSVASVFNALIRDIPTRFGWTGFVKAMEPIIGINAQVWTGSMAILGLIFAFTFGYHLSVQYKVEPITGGIVTLGTFIMALPQSHVITLKSALSAADSKKIVAAGAAVDGKNITAWGFFNFNSYFGSNGFFTIMILGGLAAAVYIWFMHKNITIKMPESVPPAIANAFTGIIPAIGSLYVSGIVSFIVNTMSKSTVIELIINTIQAPLLKMSQGYGAVLLMTVLVQVFWFFGIHGTNVLGPILDSIWLTAQLSNIAAAKAGQKLPYFWTRNAFDLYAWIGGAGSTLLLLIAILMFSTRDDQRAVAKMSIGPGVFNINEPAMFGLPIVLDPLYFIPFVIAPVVMVTIAYFALSVGLVSPIKYQYVWSMPIFINSIFATFDWRAPVLQLINAIIGFGIYIPFVKAANKVNPEELNQG